AGCCGGAGGAGACTCTCACCGTAGGGAGCCCGGACCACTCCCCGTTCGGTGATGATGGCCGTGATGAGCTCCGCGGGGGTGACGTCGAAGGAGAAGTTGCGCGCCCTCACCCCCTCCGGGACCGTCCTCCGACCTCCCCAGTCGGTGACCTCCGAGGCATCCCTCTCCTCTATGGGGATGGCGGATCCGTCCGCGATACTCAAGTCGAGGGTGGAGAGGGGCGCGGCGACGTAGAAGGGCAGTCCGTGGTGCCGAGCCAGGACGGCCAGGGTGTAGGTGCCGATCTTGTTGGCCGTGTCCCCGTTGGCGGCGATGCGGTCCGCGCCGGTTATCACCACGTCCACCTCCCCCCGGGCTATGAGATGACCGGCCATGTTATCGCAGATCACCGCCATGTCCACCCCCTCCCGCTGCAGCTCCCAGGCGGTGAGTCGCGCCCCCTGCAGGAGCGGCCGCGTCTCGTCCACCCACACGAAGTTTACCTTGCCCCTCCGGAAGCCCTCCTTGATCACCCCCAGGGCGGTGCCGAAAGAATAGGTGGCCAGGCCTCCGGCGTTGCAGTGGGTGAGCACCCGGCAGCCCTCGGGAAGAAGTTCCGCGCCCAGCCTGCCGATGGCCCTGTCGGCGGCGTCCTGCTCCCGGGCCAGGCGGTGGGCCTCGGCAAGGAGGTCCTCAAATAACGATTCTGGGGAGGACCTGCCCGCCACCTCGCGCATGCGCCTCACCGCCCAGGGGAGGTTGACCGCCGTGGGGCGGGCGCGGGCCAGGGCATCGCAGGCCCTCTCCACCTCTGCCCGGCCACCCTCCTTAGCCGCCAAGACCACGCCGTAGGCGGCGGCGATGCCTATGGCTGGGGCTCCCCGCACGCGCATGGCGCGGATGGCCTCCACCACCTCGCGCCAGTCGGCGAGATGCAGGTAGACCTCCTCGGCGGGGAGTCGGGCCTGGTCCATAAGGACCACCTCTCCGCCCTTCCAGTCCACCGCACGGAATTCTCTCCCTTCGGCCATGCCACACCCCGTTCCTTCGTGCCCCCGCTGACCGTGCCCCGGCCGAGGAGGGACGGCGTACCTCTCAAACACAGGGAAACGGGCATGCGGAGCGACCGTCCGCCATGGCTTCGGACTCGATCATCCCCGCTTACATTTACAGAGATTCCTCAGGTCCCCATTTCCCAGGAGGACAGGTATTCCTCCTGCTCCGGCGTGAGGGAGTCGATCTCGATGCCCATGGAGGCCAACTTGAGGCGGGCTATCTCCCGGTCCAGCTCCTCCGGGACATCGTATACCACCCTGTCCAGGGTGGCATGGGCCCCCTTTACGTACTCCACGCACAGGGCCTGGTTGGCGAAGGACATGTCCATGACCGAGGCGGGATGCCCCTCCGCGGCCGCCAGGTTCACCAGCCGGCCGTCGGCCAGCAGGTAAAGGCGCCTCCCGTCCGAGAGGCGGAACTCCTCCACGTTCTCCCGCACCCGGCGGCGGGAGGCGGCCATCTCCTCCAGGGCGGGGATATCGATCTCCACGTTGAAATGGCCGGAGTTGGCCAGGATGGCCCCGTCCTTCATCACTTGGAAGTGCTCCCGGCGCAGCACGTGGATGTCCCCGGTCACGGTGATGAAGAGGTCGCAGGTGGAGGCGGCCTGGAGGGAGGTGGTCACCTGGAAGCCCTCCATCACCGCCTCCAGGGCCCGCAGGGGGTCGGTCTCCACCACGGTGACCAGGGCTCCCATGCCCCGGGCGCGGGAGGCCACCCCCCGACCGCACATCCCGTACCCGAAGACGGCCACCCTCCTTCCCGCCAGGAGGATGTTGGTGGCCCGCAGGACCCCGTCCAGGGTGGACTGCCCAGTGCCGAAGCGGTTGTCAAAGAGGTGCTTGGTCATGGCGTTGTTCACCGCGATCACCGGGTAGAGGAGCACCCCCGCCTCGGCCATGGCCCGCAGGCGGATGACCCCGGTGGTGGTCTCCTCCGCCCCGGCCCAGACTTCTTCGGCTTGTTCCTTTCTTTCCGCGTGGAGGGTGGAGATGAGATCCGCCCCATCGTCCATGGTCACGTGGGGCCTGGTATCCAGAACAGCGTTGATGTGAGAGTAGTAGGTCTCCTTGTCCTCCCCCCGGATGGCGAAAACCGGGATGCCGTGGTGCTTGACCAGGGAGGCGGCCACGTCGTCCTGAGTGGAAAGGGGATTGGAAGCACAAAGTGCCACTTCCGCGCCTCCCGCCCTCAGAGTGAGCATCAGGTTGGCCGTCTCCGTAGTCACGTGAAGGCAGGCCCCCACCCGCATCCCCGCCAGTGGTTTTTCGCGCTCGAAGCGCTCACGAATGAGGCGGAGGACGGGCATGTCCCGCTCCGCCCACTCGATCCTCAGCTTGCCCTCCTCGGCCAGGCCGATATCCGCGATATGGTAATCCATCTCCGCTCCTTTTCCCGGCCGGGCCACGCGCCCGGCATCCTTCTTGCCCGCGTCCCCCTCCTCCCCACCGGCCGCCCGCGGCCTTCTGCCCGGGCTTCTTCCGCCTTCACACCCTTTCCCGCCAGTAGTTCAGGGTGTCCTCGAGGGTTTTCTCCAAGGGTATCTCCGGTTTCCAACCCGTGAGCTTCCGGAACTTGCTGCAGTCGCAGACCAGGAGCTCCACGTCGGAGGGGCGCATGCGCTCCGGCACCGGGCGGACCTCTATCTCCCGGTCGGTGAAGGAGAGGAGGATGTCCAGCATCTCCCGGATGGTCACCGCCCGGCCCGAACCGATGTTGTACACCTCGCCCGGCTCCCCCTTCTCCAGGGCCAGCCAGTAGGCCTTCACCATGTCCCGGACGTCGGTGAAGTCGCGCCGGGCGTTGAGGTTCCCCACCTCGATGACCGGCTCCTTCTTCCCCTTCTCGATCTCCGCGATCTGCCTGGCGAAGTTGCTGGTCACGAAGACGTGTCCCCGCCGCGGCCCCTCGTGGTTGAAGGCCCGCGTTCGCACGGTGTAAAGGCCGTAGCTCCGGTGGTACTGGTAGGCCAGCATGTCCTGGGCCACCTTGCTCACCGCGTAGGGGGAGAGGGGCCGCAGGGGGTTCTCCTCGGTGATGGGCGTCTCGTCCTCGAAGACCAGCCCGTATTCCTCGCTGGAGCCGGCCACCTGGATGCGGGCGTCAAGCTCCAGGTCCCGCATGGCCTCGAGGAGGTTGAGCTCGGAGATGATGTTAGTGATCAGCGTCTCCGCCGGTGCTTTCCAGGAGGTGGGCACGAAGCTCTGGGCCGCTAAGTGGAATATGTACTCCGGCTTTACCTCCTCCAGGGTCTTGCGGACCGCCGCCGCGTCGCGGAGATCACAGTCCACCAGGTTGACCTGGTCCAC
The genomic region above belongs to Actinomycetota bacterium and contains:
- a CDS encoding GDP-mannose 4,6-dehydratase is translated as MRILITGITGFVGSHLAEYALSRGDVEVFGTVRWRSRMENIEGIVDQVNLVDCDLRDAAAVRKTLEEVKPEYIFHLAAQSFVPTSWKAPAETLITNIISELNLLEAMRDLELDARIQVAGSSEEYGLVFEDETPITEENPLRPLSPYAVSKVAQDMLAYQYHRSYGLYTVRTRAFNHEGPRRGHVFVTSNFARQIAEIEKGKKEPVIEVGNLNARRDFTDVRDMVKAYWLALEKGEPGEVYNIGSGRAVTIREMLDILLSFTDREIEVRPVPERMRPSDVELLVCDCSKFRKLTGWKPEIPLEKTLEDTLNYWRERV
- the ahcY gene encoding adenosylhomocysteinase, which produces MDYHIADIGLAEEGKLRIEWAERDMPVLRLIRERFEREKPLAGMRVGACLHVTTETANLMLTLRAGGAEVALCASNPLSTQDDVAASLVKHHGIPVFAIRGEDKETYYSHINAVLDTRPHVTMDDGADLISTLHAERKEQAEEVWAGAEETTTGVIRLRAMAEAGVLLYPVIAVNNAMTKHLFDNRFGTGQSTLDGVLRATNILLAGRRVAVFGYGMCGRGVASRARGMGALVTVVETDPLRALEAVMEGFQVTTSLQAASTCDLFITVTGDIHVLRREHFQVMKDGAILANSGHFNVEIDIPALEEMAASRRRVRENVEEFRLSDGRRLYLLADGRLVNLAAAEGHPASVMDMSFANQALCVEYVKGAHATLDRVVYDVPEELDREIARLKLASMGIEIDSLTPEQEEYLSSWEMGT
- the mtnA gene encoding S-methyl-5-thioribose-1-phosphate isomerase, translating into MAEGREFRAVDWKGGEVVLMDQARLPAEEVYLHLADWREVVEAIRAMRVRGAPAIGIAAAYGVVLAAKEGGRAEVERACDALARARPTAVNLPWAVRRMREVAGRSSPESLFEDLLAEAHRLAREQDAADRAIGRLGAELLPEGCRVLTHCNAGGLATYSFGTALGVIKEGFRRGKVNFVWVDETRPLLQGARLTAWELQREGVDMAVICDNMAGHLIARGEVDVVITGADRIAANGDTANKIGTYTLAVLARHHGLPFYVAAPLSTLDLSIADGSAIPIEERDASEVTDWGGRRTVPEGVRARNFSFDVTPAELITAIITERGVVRAPYGESLLRLLGSQGP